In the genome of Polaribacter sp. MED152, one region contains:
- the idi gene encoding isopentenyl-diphosphate Delta-isomerase: MEEQVILVDKDDNQIGTMPKMEAHEKALLHRAFSVFVFNEKGELMLQQRAAHKYHSPLLWTNTCCSHQRVGESNVEAGRRRLQEEMGFTTELKEVFSFIYKAPFDNGLTEHELDHVLIGKYEDKPVINEDEVAAYKWMQLEDVKSEIEQNPEIYTEWFKIIFKESYKRLTNA; the protein is encoded by the coding sequence ATGGAAGAACAAGTGATTTTAGTTGATAAAGACGACAATCAAATTGGCACAATGCCCAAAATGGAAGCCCATGAAAAAGCCCTTTTACATAGAGCGTTTTCAGTATTTGTATTTAATGAAAAAGGTGAGTTAATGTTGCAACAAAGGGCAGCACATAAATACCATTCGCCTTTGTTATGGACCAATACCTGCTGCTCTCATCAAAGAGTAGGAGAGAGCAATGTTGAAGCTGGTAGAAGAAGATTACAAGAAGAAATGGGTTTTACAACAGAATTAAAAGAAGTGTTTTCATTTATTTATAAGGCGCCTTTTGATAATGGTTTAACCGAACACGAATTAGATCATGTGTTAATTGGTAAATATGAAGATAAACCAGTTATTAACGAAGATGAGGTTGCAGCTTATAAATGGATGCAATTAGAGGATGTTAAGAGTGAAATTGAGCAAAACCCTGAGATTTATACTGAGTGGTTTAAAATAATTTTTAAAGAATCTTATAAAAGACTAACTAATGCCTAA
- a CDS encoding peptidylprolyl isomerase, with translation MKFIFRLSLIAFAIFLYQCNSAPKQKNKLEEKKQVKIKKKEEEKVVKAWDSLNRFNAEAFLTAYGKENPETKVIIKTKFGDIKLRLYEDVPIHRANFIFLTKIKYFNTTVIYRVAKNFVIQGGNSDNLYTQKQRRKYGNYLLEPEFRKHRKHKYGALAAARQWENNPNKLSSPFEFYMVHKRNGAHHLDNEHTVFGEVISGFDTLDKISKVKVGVDEWPVDDIPMTIEILD, from the coding sequence TTGAAATTTATTTTTAGACTTTCTTTAATTGCATTTGCCATTTTCTTATATCAGTGCAACTCAGCTCCTAAACAGAAAAACAAGTTAGAAGAAAAAAAGCAGGTTAAAATAAAAAAGAAAGAAGAAGAAAAAGTCGTCAAAGCTTGGGACAGCCTAAATAGATTTAATGCTGAAGCTTTTTTAACAGCATATGGCAAAGAGAATCCAGAAACTAAAGTTATTATTAAAACCAAGTTTGGCGATATAAAACTGCGCTTGTATGAAGATGTACCCATTCATAGAGCCAATTTTATTTTTCTAACAAAAATCAAATACTTTAATACCACTGTAATTTATAGAGTTGCCAAAAACTTTGTAATTCAAGGAGGTAATTCAGACAATTTGTACACGCAAAAACAGCGAAGAAAATATGGTAACTATTTGCTTGAACCAGAATTTCGCAAACATAGAAAGCACAAATATGGGGCCTTAGCTGCTGCTAGACAATGGGAAAATAATCCAAACAAACTCTCTAGTCCATTCGAATTTTACATGGTGCACAAAAGAAATGGTGCACATCATTTAGATAATGAACACACTGTTTTTGGAGAAGTTATCTCTGGCTTTGACACCTTAGATAAAATATCTAAAGTAAAAGTGGGTGTAGATGAATGGCCTGTAGATGATATTCCAATGACCATTGAAATTTTAGATTAG
- a CDS encoding peptide chain release factor 3, with translation MSFLKEIARRRTFGIISHPDAGKTTLTEKLLLFGGAIQEAGAVKNNKIKKGATSDFMEIERQRGISVATSVLAFIYKDKKINILDTPGHKDFAEDTFRTLTAVDSVIVVIDVAKGVEPQTEKLVEVCRMRSIPMLVFINKLDREGKDAFDLLDEVEQKLGLRVTPMSFPIGMGYDFKGIYNIWEKKLNLFSGDNKQTISEGIEFDDLSNPDLDKAVGENAANKLREEIELISEVYPEFNQEEYLKGELQPVFFGSALNNFGVKELLDAFIEIAPSPQPKKAEERLVDSKENKMTGFVFKIHANMDPKHRDRLAFIKVVSGTFKRNSPYLHVRNGKKVKFSSPNAFFAEKKEIVDESYPGDIVGIHDTGNFKIGDTLTEGEDLNFRGIPSFSPEHFRYVNNADPMKSKQLYKGLDQLMDEGVAQLFILEMNGRRVIGTVGALQFEVIQYRLEHEYGAKCTYENLSVHKACWVEPKDAKSEEFKEFKRVKQRYLAKDKQGQLVFLADSAFTIQMTQSKFPNVKLHFTSEFKD, from the coding sequence ATGAGTTTTTTAAAGGAGATAGCACGTAGAAGAACATTTGGTATAATTTCGCATCCAGATGCTGGTAAAACTACCTTAACAGAAAAGTTACTTTTATTTGGGGGTGCTATTCAAGAAGCAGGTGCTGTAAAAAATAATAAAATTAAAAAAGGTGCTACTTCAGATTTTATGGAGATTGAGCGCCAAAGAGGTATATCTGTTGCCACATCTGTTCTTGCTTTTATCTATAAAGACAAAAAAATAAACATATTAGATACTCCTGGTCACAAAGATTTTGCAGAAGATACTTTTAGAACGCTAACTGCTGTAGATAGTGTAATTGTAGTTATTGATGTTGCAAAAGGTGTTGAGCCGCAAACCGAAAAATTAGTTGAAGTATGTAGAATGAGAAGCATACCAATGTTGGTTTTTATCAACAAGTTGGATAGAGAAGGAAAAGATGCTTTTGATTTATTAGACGAAGTTGAACAAAAATTAGGTTTACGAGTAACACCAATGAGTTTCCCAATAGGAATGGGTTATGATTTTAAAGGGATTTACAACATTTGGGAAAAAAAATTAAACTTATTTTCTGGTGATAACAAACAAACCATTTCTGAAGGAATTGAGTTTGATGATTTATCGAATCCAGATTTAGATAAAGCCGTTGGTGAAAATGCTGCAAATAAGCTTCGTGAGGAAATTGAACTGATTAGTGAAGTTTATCCTGAATTTAATCAGGAAGAATATTTAAAAGGAGAATTGCAACCAGTTTTCTTTGGTTCTGCCTTAAATAATTTTGGTGTTAAAGAGTTGTTAGATGCATTTATAGAAATTGCACCTTCTCCTCAACCTAAAAAAGCAGAAGAACGTTTAGTAGACTCTAAAGAAAATAAAATGACTGGTTTTGTGTTTAAAATTCATGCAAACATGGATCCTAAGCACAGAGATAGATTAGCGTTTATAAAAGTCGTTTCTGGAACTTTTAAAAGAAACTCTCCTTATTTACATGTTAGAAATGGAAAAAAGGTAAAATTTTCTAGTCCGAATGCATTTTTTGCAGAAAAGAAAGAAATTGTAGATGAGTCTTATCCTGGAGATATTGTAGGTATTCATGATACAGGAAACTTTAAAATAGGTGATACCTTAACTGAAGGAGAAGATTTAAACTTTAGAGGTATACCTAGTTTTTCACCTGAACATTTTAGATATGTAAATAATGCAGACCCAATGAAATCTAAACAATTGTATAAAGGTTTAGATCAATTGATGGATGAAGGTGTAGCCCAATTATTTATTCTAGAAATGAATGGTAGAAGAGTTATTGGTACAGTTGGTGCTCTGCAATTTGAAGTAATTCAATATCGATTAGAACATGAATATGGAGCAAAATGTACCTACGAAAACTTGAGTGTACATAAAGCTTGTTGGGTAGAACCAAAAGATGCTAAAAGCGAAGAGTTTAAAGAATTTAAAAGAGTAAAACAACGTTATCTAGCAAAAGACAAACAAGGTCAGTTGGTGTTTTTAGCAGATTCAGCTTTCACCATTCAAATGACGCAAAGCAAATTTCCGAATGTAAAATTGCATTTTACAAGTGAATTTAAAGACTAA
- a CDS encoding peptidylprolyl isomerase — protein MNNGIYAKFKTPKGEILVQLEHEKAPGTVGNFVALTEGNMENAAKPQGTPYYDGLKFHRVISDFMIQGGCPQGTGTGNPGYKFDDEFHPDLKHDAPGKLAMANSGPATNGSQFYITHVPTPWLDGKHTVFGSVVEGQDIVDAVAQGDEMTVEIVRVGEEATNFNAIEAFRTFEGAREKREAEEKAKQKELLDSVAAGYDETASGLRYKILQNGNGKQATKGAGVSVHYKGQLLDGTVFDSSYKRKQPIDFNVGVGQVISGWDEGIQLLKVGDKARFVIPSNLAYGAQGAGGVIPPNATLIFDVELMDVK, from the coding sequence ATGAATAACGGAATTTACGCAAAGTTTAAAACACCTAAAGGTGAAATATTAGTACAATTAGAGCACGAAAAAGCACCTGGAACTGTAGGTAATTTTGTTGCCTTAACAGAAGGTAATATGGAGAATGCTGCAAAGCCACAAGGAACTCCTTATTACGATGGTTTAAAATTTCATAGAGTAATTTCAGATTTTATGATACAAGGTGGTTGTCCTCAAGGAACAGGTACAGGTAATCCTGGTTATAAATTTGATGATGAATTTCACCCAGATTTAAAACACGATGCTCCTGGTAAATTAGCTATGGCAAATTCTGGGCCAGCAACTAATGGTAGCCAATTTTATATCACACACGTTCCTACTCCATGGTTAGATGGTAAACATACTGTATTTGGTTCTGTTGTTGAAGGGCAAGATATTGTAGATGCTGTTGCACAAGGAGATGAAATGACTGTAGAAATTGTTAGAGTTGGTGAAGAAGCAACAAACTTTAATGCAATAGAAGCTTTTAGAACTTTTGAAGGTGCAAGAGAAAAAAGAGAAGCAGAAGAAAAAGCAAAACAAAAAGAATTGTTAGATTCTGTAGCAGCTGGCTATGATGAAACTGCAAGTGGTTTACGTTATAAAATATTACAAAATGGAAATGGTAAACAAGCTACAAAAGGTGCTGGTGTTTCTGTACATTATAAAGGTCAATTACTAGATGGTACTGTATTCGATTCTTCTTACAAAAGAAAACAACCAATTGACTTTAATGTAGGAGTTGGGCAAGTAATTTCTGGTTGGGATGAAGGAATTCAATTATTAAAAGTGGGTGACAAAGCTCGTTTTGTAATACCATCTAATTTAGCTTATGGTGCTCAAGGTGCAGGTGGTGTAATACCTCCAAACGCAACATTAATATTCGATGTAGAATTGATGGATGTGAAATAA
- a CDS encoding response regulator — protein sequence MSNKLSVSFRKATARTAVLFSLIFLNGFIFCYITGITTYRNYLLLFSAASFSVVFLTKLKNTLIPRLVLLVTLYLGVFFYSLVYGASGCVEIFLLVIVGMVFGMFSYEKEKWYIYFFAAITLGIWLTLYLINFTIPGIAQLTAAERNVIYLDVMICLLLSVVIQLYNYHRLNYEFYQNIKEIQVQASQDAEEKTNFLNTMSHEIRTPLNAINGLSYILKTENPEEHQIDYINSIEYSGKSLMNMLNNYLEFSKYQGDMIELEIASCTIQDVIKDIVIHHEVECENKGILFELNLDDNIPDVHIDVNKLNRVIDNLLSNAIKFTKTGLISLTVKEKKSNPTTSEIEFIVKDTGAGISNTKQQLILDKNDYIYSLFKNDNKIGLGLPIVKHILELMNSKLFIKSKLGLGSLFQFTLELEKASLATNKNESLKEENKLKIAGKKLLIVDDNKLNIMVTQKFLEQEELLIESANDGLEAVDKMKANDFDMVLMDIHMPNLNGYKATEEIRKFNTNTPIFAMSGSVLDDIKEELEFYGLNGLIIKPFKPNNLIELLKNNIGYE from the coding sequence ATGTCGAATAAACTTTCAGTTTCTTTTCGAAAAGCAACAGCAAGAACGGCTGTACTTTTCTCGTTGATTTTCCTTAACGGATTTATATTTTGTTATATCACAGGAATTACAACCTACAGAAATTACTTGCTGTTATTTAGTGCTGCTTCATTTTCAGTAGTATTTCTAACCAAACTTAAGAACACATTAATTCCGAGGTTAGTTTTACTAGTTACCCTTTATTTAGGTGTCTTTTTCTATTCTTTGGTTTATGGTGCTAGTGGTTGCGTAGAAATATTTCTTTTAGTAATTGTGGGTATGGTTTTCGGAATGTTTTCTTATGAAAAAGAAAAATGGTACATCTACTTCTTTGCTGCAATAACCTTGGGTATTTGGCTCACTCTTTATTTAATCAATTTTACCATTCCTGGAATAGCGCAATTAACTGCAGCAGAAAGAAATGTTATTTACCTAGATGTAATGATTTGCTTGTTGTTATCTGTAGTGATACAACTGTACAACTATCATCGTTTAAATTACGAATTTTATCAAAATATTAAAGAAATTCAAGTTCAAGCATCACAAGATGCTGAAGAAAAAACGAATTTTTTAAATACCATGAGCCATGAAATTAGAACTCCTTTAAATGCAATAAATGGCTTGTCTTATATTCTTAAAACAGAAAATCCAGAAGAGCATCAAATCGATTATATTAACTCTATAGAATATTCAGGTAAAAGCCTTATGAATATGCTAAATAATTATTTGGAGTTTAGCAAATATCAAGGTGATATGATTGAGTTAGAAATAGCATCATGCACCATTCAAGATGTAATAAAAGATATTGTAATTCATCACGAAGTAGAATGTGAGAATAAAGGAATACTTTTTGAGCTCAATTTAGACGATAATATTCCTGATGTTCATATAGATGTGAATAAGCTAAATAGAGTTATAGACAACCTACTTTCTAATGCTATTAAATTCACAAAAACTGGGCTAATTTCTTTAACGGTTAAAGAAAAAAAATCGAACCCAACCACTTCTGAGATAGAGTTTATTGTAAAGGATACAGGAGCTGGAATATCAAATACCAAACAGCAATTAATTTTAGATAAGAATGATTACATCTATTCCTTATTTAAAAATGATAATAAAATCGGTTTAGGATTACCTATTGTAAAGCACATTTTAGAACTTATGAATAGTAAGCTATTCATAAAAAGTAAACTAGGTTTAGGTAGCCTTTTTCAATTTACACTTGAACTAGAAAAAGCTTCTTTAGCAACAAATAAAAATGAATCATTAAAAGAAGAAAATAAGCTAAAAATTGCTGGTAAAAAATTATTAATTGTAGATGATAATAAGTTAAACATCATGGTTACTCAAAAGTTTTTAGAGCAAGAAGAACTTTTAATAGAATCTGCAAATGATGGTCTAGAAGCAGTAGATAAAATGAAGGCTAATGATTTTGATATGGTATTGATGGATATTCATATGCCAAATTTAAATGGTTATAAGGCAACAGAAGAAATTAGAAAATTCAACACAAATACTCCAATTTTTGCAATGTCTGGCTCAGTGCTAGATGACATCAAAGAAGAATTAGAGTTTTATGGCTTAAATGGTTTAATTATTAAACCTTTTAAACCAAATAATCTTATTGAACTCTTAAAAAACAATATTGGTTATGAATAA
- a CDS encoding response regulator produces the protein MNNILGAKISTRRFDLLKAYLYIGTAIASSFWLVSFYIDSYYLRFLFTICVALCFASLYFLYRKPRIARLIFVIDYFITVIVCTPLIGKEGMFDIFYGFYFLLITLLYSFRKEKVHIITFFSLTTVAWIFLISWNYFGINIAEIDTENASTYFYPITFLGNFIFLSSTLISFAQKNERYTRIVNEKKNEALKILKLKNIFLNAINEEIREPLNSIIGLTHVLKDNNPRKDQEEYLKSLNSSGISLLELFTNVININTLESKKVSIKNRETNLNTLIENVIQIHKTACSQKNVNLIAKIDANFPTILIDHVRYQQILNNLVSNAVKFTNEGEIILEIKILRKNKNKIVFSTNVIDTGIGISKDKIDVIWQNFTQASNSTARLYGGSGLGLPIVKNIVRSMGSDIQLKSEPNKGSHFYFELTANIAKTSKLRIRNIAKVKKEEITVIQELANKKILVTDDNKINILVLKKILEKENAIIDEAYNGLEAVEATKAKKYDLIIMDLNMPVMSGEKAIANIRKLDKDIPIIIITASNSYDLEDFKNQNISYTIRKPFVPKELLQNIKKAIST, from the coding sequence ATGAATAATATTTTAGGAGCTAAAATATCTACAAGAAGATTCGATTTACTTAAAGCTTACTTATACATAGGTACAGCTATTGCAAGTTCATTTTGGCTAGTTAGTTTTTATATAGACAGTTATTACCTGCGCTTCTTATTCACCATCTGTGTTGCACTTTGTTTTGCGTCTTTGTACTTCTTGTATCGTAAACCAAGAATTGCAAGATTAATTTTTGTAATCGATTATTTTATTACAGTAATTGTATGTACACCCTTAATTGGTAAAGAGGGTATGTTTGATATTTTCTACGGATTTTACTTTCTACTGATTACACTGCTCTATTCATTTAGAAAGGAGAAAGTTCATATTATCACCTTTTTCTCTTTAACAACTGTAGCATGGATTTTTCTAATTTCTTGGAATTATTTTGGAATAAACATTGCAGAAATTGATACCGAAAACGCCTCTACATACTTCTACCCCATTACGTTTTTGGGTAACTTCATTTTTTTATCATCTACTTTAATATCATTCGCGCAAAAAAATGAGAGATATACCAGAATTGTAAACGAGAAAAAGAATGAAGCTCTAAAAATATTAAAACTTAAGAATATCTTTCTAAATGCCATTAACGAAGAAATAAGAGAACCTTTAAATTCAATAATTGGGTTGACACATGTTTTGAAAGATAACAATCCTAGAAAAGATCAAGAAGAATATTTAAAATCTTTAAACTCATCAGGAATTAGTTTGTTAGAACTATTTACAAACGTGATTAACATAAATACACTCGAATCTAAAAAGGTGAGTATTAAAAATAGGGAAACCAATTTAAACACCTTAATTGAAAATGTTATTCAGATTCATAAAACAGCTTGCTCACAAAAAAATGTAAATCTTATTGCAAAAATCGATGCTAACTTTCCCACTATTTTAATAGATCATGTCAGGTATCAGCAAATATTAAATAATTTGGTTTCTAATGCTGTAAAGTTTACCAACGAAGGTGAAATTATTTTAGAAATAAAGATTCTTAGAAAAAACAAAAATAAAATTGTCTTTAGCACGAATGTTATTGATACTGGAATAGGAATTTCTAAAGATAAAATAGACGTGATTTGGCAAAACTTTACACAAGCGTCAAATTCAACTGCTAGATTGTATGGTGGTTCTGGTTTAGGCTTACCTATTGTTAAAAATATTGTAAGAAGCATGGGTAGTGATATTCAGTTAAAAAGTGAACCTAACAAAGGATCTCATTTCTATTTTGAACTTACTGCTAACATTGCGAAAACAAGTAAACTAAGAATAAGAAACATAGCAAAAGTTAAAAAAGAAGAAATAACAGTTATACAAGAATTAGCCAACAAGAAAATATTGGTTACAGATGATAACAAAATTAACATTCTTGTTCTTAAAAAGATTTTGGAAAAAGAAAATGCAATTATAGATGAAGCCTATAATGGTTTAGAAGCAGTAGAAGCAACCAAAGCCAAAAAGTACGATCTAATTATTATGGACCTAAATATGCCTGTAATGAGTGGAGAAAAAGCAATTGCAAATATTCGAAAATTAGACAAAGACATACCAATAATTATTATAACAGCATCTAATAGTTATGATTTAGAAGATTTTAAAAATCAAAATATTAGCTATACCATTCGTAAACCATTTGTACCTAAAGAACTTTTACAAAACATTAAAAAAGCCATATCAACTTAA
- a CDS encoding response regulator: MPTARKKIQSKRLIRNIYKLSFFASIFGVLGFFFGLYLDLEYLAYYHLLSAFAYAASAILARKQFLTASRIIFFIFINIGIAITSSYIGKPGSVEYLFMNAIALPFMMFSFRNERHFVYIFSIFSAVLWAILNATNFNLFNSEHLDPAIAASFIYPVSCITLVGFVFIQMLYFSQINIKHYAKIYSKRKYALEASEAKSKFLSTMSHEIRTPLNAVIGLSHILNESDPREDQKENIEALNYSGKLLLNLLNNVLDFSKMQSTEIQLDHIPTKIDNAVKQLKKIHEPSCQRKNIKLDLKIDDNLPVVIIDVVRFNQVLNNLVSNAVKFTDKGKVTLIIKKKKIIDEQVLLHVEVRDTGIGIPKTKHESIWEAFTQASSSTTRIYGGTGLGLPIVKSILNAMDSKVKIFSKVGKGSRFIFDLKLGIAKETELDATANKKEFDFKGKKVLLVDDNLINVMVGKQILEKSKLTVSTANDGQQAVNKMKEEDFDIVLMDIQMPILNGYEATEEIRKFNSSTPILALSAAVFMEIKDKVEACGMNGYVFKPFNPEDLLSEIEKFTKDV, from the coding sequence ATGCCAACCGCAAGAAAAAAAATACAATCCAAACGACTTATTCGTAATATTTACAAATTAAGCTTCTTTGCCTCTATTTTTGGAGTGCTTGGTTTCTTTTTTGGGTTGTATTTAGATTTAGAATACTTAGCTTATTACCATCTACTAAGTGCTTTTGCGTATGCAGCCTCAGCAATATTGGCAAGAAAACAATTTCTAACTGCCTCTAGAATTATATTTTTTATTTTCATAAATATAGGTATAGCCATTACCTCATCTTATATAGGCAAACCTGGTAGCGTAGAATACTTATTCATGAATGCAATTGCATTGCCTTTTATGATGTTTTCTTTTAGAAACGAAAGACATTTCGTTTACATTTTCTCGATATTTTCTGCGGTTTTATGGGCCATACTTAATGCAACAAATTTTAATCTTTTTAATTCAGAACATTTAGATCCAGCAATCGCTGCAAGTTTTATCTACCCTGTTTCTTGCATAACATTGGTAGGTTTTGTTTTTATACAAATGCTTTATTTCTCTCAAATCAATATTAAACATTATGCAAAAATTTACTCTAAGAGAAAATATGCTTTAGAAGCTTCTGAAGCAAAATCTAAATTTCTTAGCACTATGAGTCATGAAATTAGAACTCCTTTAAATGCGGTTATTGGTTTATCTCATATTTTAAATGAAAGTGATCCTAGAGAAGATCAAAAAGAGAATATTGAGGCTTTAAATTATTCTGGTAAACTATTACTAAATCTACTAAACAACGTTTTAGATTTTAGCAAAATGCAATCAACAGAAATTCAATTAGATCATATTCCTACCAAAATTGATAATGCTGTAAAACAGCTCAAAAAGATTCATGAACCTTCTTGCCAAAGAAAAAACATAAAATTAGACCTTAAAATTGACGATAATTTACCTGTAGTTATTATAGATGTGGTAAGATTTAATCAAGTTTTGAACAACTTGGTTTCTAATGCTGTAAAATTTACGGATAAAGGAAAAGTAACCTTAATCATCAAGAAAAAGAAAATTATTGATGAGCAAGTTTTGTTGCATGTAGAAGTTAGAGATACAGGTATTGGTATACCTAAAACAAAACACGAGAGTATTTGGGAAGCATTTACCCAAGCTTCTAGCTCTACTACTAGAATTTACGGAGGAACAGGTTTAGGATTACCAATTGTAAAGAGCATTTTAAATGCTATGGATTCTAAGGTTAAAATTTTTAGTAAAGTAGGTAAAGGAAGTAGATTTATTTTTGACTTAAAACTAGGTATCGCAAAAGAAACGGAATTAGATGCTACTGCTAACAAAAAGGAATTTGATTTTAAAGGTAAAAAAGTACTGCTTGTAGATGACAATTTGATAAATGTAATGGTTGGTAAACAGATTTTAGAAAAATCGAAACTAACTGTTTCTACTGCTAATGATGGGCAACAAGCTGTAAATAAAATGAAAGAAGAAGATTTTGATATTGTGCTTATGGATATTCAAATGCCAATATTAAATGGTTATGAAGCCACAGAAGAAATTAGAAAATTCAATAGTTCTACCCCTATTTTAGCTTTATCTGCAGCTGTTTTTATGGAGATAAAAGATAAAGTAGAAGCTTGTGGTATGAATGGCTATGTGTTTAAACCATTTAATCCAGAAGATTTATTATCAGAAATTGAAAAGTTTACAAAAGATGTATAA
- a CDS encoding response regulator, which produces MYNYKGHKTSARRVNMIYTMCNVGMISSLAFAAFCYYIQGLGISLFLIFLAAVYLFAASITKIKPAFARLIFIISFNLSVAVIASYFGRGASFELILMYAIGLSFIIFSYRREKEMVIAFSILPVTLWIILYFTDFELLKNSSVNPDIIDTVIYPISILTTLILVSFQLGYYIYLVSGFSQLVHSKKQAAIDASNAKTNFLSTVSHEIRTPLNAVIGLSHILGENNPREDQKQNIEALNYSGKILLNLLNNVLDLSKMQSSNINLDHVPTDLTSALKQIKKIHETNCIQKKITMNLFIDDKIPVIWLDIVRYNQVINNLVTNAIKFTNKGSVTVRITKELIDDNQVKIITEVIDTGIGIPKDKHDTIWEAFTQASASTNRLYGGTGLGLPIVKNIVEAMGSKIHIDSEVGKGSRFHFEIKTNIATNNDLKESNKVNTYNFNQNKILLVEDNQINIMVCKQILEKENLVVETALNGLEAVKMVKKNKYDLVLMDIQMPIMDGYTASTEIRKFNKTIPIIALSASVFMQVKDRINKSGMNGFIFKPFDPDDLLSQIEHQINQS; this is translated from the coding sequence ATGTATAATTATAAAGGCCATAAAACTTCTGCAAGAAGAGTAAATATGATATATACCATGTGTAATGTTGGTATGATATCATCTTTGGCTTTTGCTGCCTTTTGTTATTATATACAAGGTTTAGGTATTTCTTTATTTTTGATTTTCCTAGCTGCAGTTTATTTATTTGCAGCCAGCATTACAAAAATAAAACCAGCCTTTGCAAGATTAATATTTATAATATCTTTTAATTTAAGTGTTGCTGTAATAGCATCCTATTTTGGCAGAGGTGCAAGTTTCGAACTTATTTTAATGTATGCCATTGGTCTCTCCTTCATAATTTTTAGCTATAGAAGAGAAAAAGAAATGGTTATTGCTTTTTCTATTTTACCTGTAACTTTGTGGATTATTTTATATTTTACTGATTTTGAATTATTAAAAAACAGTTCTGTAAATCCAGACATTATAGATACTGTTATTTACCCCATTTCTATTTTAACAACGCTTATTTTAGTGTCTTTTCAATTAGGGTACTATATTTATTTGGTTTCAGGTTTTAGTCAATTAGTACATAGTAAAAAACAAGCAGCCATAGATGCATCAAATGCCAAAACAAATTTTCTTAGTACTGTTAGTCATGAAATTAGAACTCCTTTAAATGCAGTTATTGGATTATCGCATATTTTGGGAGAAAACAATCCAAGAGAAGACCAAAAACAAAATATAGAAGCCCTAAATTATTCAGGAAAAATACTATTAAATCTATTAAACAATGTTTTAGATTTAAGTAAAATGCAATCCTCTAATATCAACTTAGATCATGTACCTACAGATTTAACATCAGCTTTAAAGCAGATAAAAAAAATACACGAAACGAATTGTATACAGAAAAAGATTACCATGAATCTTTTTATAGATGATAAAATACCTGTGATTTGGTTAGACATTGTAAGGTACAATCAAGTAATTAATAATTTGGTAACCAATGCAATTAAATTCACCAATAAAGGCTCTGTAACTGTTAGAATTACAAAAGAACTTATTGATGATAATCAGGTTAAAATAATAACAGAAGTTATAGATACAGGTATTGGTATACCAAAAGATAAACATGACACAATTTGGGAGGCGTTTACACAAGCATCTGCAAGCACAAATCGTTTATATGGAGGTACAGGCTTAGGTTTACCCATTGTAAAAAATATTGTGGAAGCTATGGGTTCTAAAATTCATATTGATAGTGAAGTTGGTAAAGGAAGTAGATTTCACTTTGAAATAAAGACGAATATAGCTACGAATAATGATCTTAAAGAAAGTAATAAAGTAAACACTTATAATTTTAACCAAAATAAAATTCTTTTAGTTGAAGATAACCAGATAAATATTATGGTCTGTAAGCAGATTTTAGAAAAAGAAAACTTGGTTGTAGAAACTGCTTTAAACGGATTAGAAGCTGTAAAAATGGTAAAAAAGAATAAGTACGATTTGGTGCTTATGGATATTCAAATGCCAATCATGGATGGTTATACTGCTTCTACAGAAATAAGAAAATTTAATAAAACAATACCAATAATAGCCTTATCTGCCTCTGTATTTATGCAAGTTAAAGACAGAATTAATAAAAGTGGAATGAATGGCTTTATCTTTAAACCTTTTGATCCTGACGATTTATTAAGTCAGATTGAACACCAAATTAATCAATCTTAA